In Phenylobacterium koreense, one DNA window encodes the following:
- a CDS encoding sigma-70 family RNA polymerase sigma factor, whose translation MAEQSKARLSDDDEVFKRELVKLIPHLRAFARTLAGDPATADDLAQDAMMKAWDARASFQIGTNMKAWTFMILRNQFYSEKRRSWRQSQLDQEAAERTLVAVDDPEAPVALDELRLSLAQLPPEQREALILVGAGGFAYEEAAEICGCAVGTVKSRVSRARKALHVILDDGSYERDGSAAGDAMSAILADAERLSTAR comes from the coding sequence ATGGCCGAGCAAAGCAAGGCCCGGCTTTCCGACGACGATGAAGTGTTCAAGCGCGAACTCGTGAAGCTGATCCCGCACCTGCGGGCCTTCGCCAGGACGCTGGCCGGCGATCCGGCCACCGCCGACGACCTAGCCCAGGACGCGATGATGAAGGCCTGGGACGCACGCGCGAGCTTCCAGATCGGGACCAACATGAAGGCCTGGACCTTCATGATCCTGCGCAACCAGTTCTATTCCGAAAAGCGCCGCTCCTGGCGCCAGAGCCAGCTCGACCAGGAGGCGGCCGAACGCACCTTGGTGGCGGTGGACGACCCGGAGGCGCCGGTCGCCCTGGACGAGCTTCGCCTCAGCCTCGCTCAACTGCCTCCGGAACAACGGGAAGCTTTAATCTTGGTCGGAGCGGGCGGCTTCGCCTATGAAGAGGCCGCCGAGATCTGCGGATGCGCCGTGGGGACGGTGAAAAGCCGGGTTAGCCGGGCGCGAAAGGCTTTGCACGTGATCCTAGACGACGGGTCATACGAGCGGGATGGGAGCGCGGCAGGCGACGCCATGAGCGCTATCCTCGCCGATGCGGAGCGCCTGAGCACCGCGCGATAG
- the nepR gene encoding anti-sigma T factor NepR, whose product MIEHHATEDRRRSPAALDEARLRQQAIGVRLRQMFDEVVSEPVPEEFLAILREADKKSAENG is encoded by the coding sequence ATGATAGAGCACCACGCCACGGAAGATCGACGCAGGTCGCCGGCAGCGCTCGACGAAGCGCGGCTCCGGCAACAGGCGATTGGCGTGCGCCTCCGTCAGATGTTCGACGAGGTGGTCTCCGAGCCGGTGCCCGAGGAGTTCCTCGCCATCCTTCGCGAAGCGGACAAGAAGTCGGCGGAGAACGGCTGA
- the phyR gene encoding anti-anti sigma factor/receiver protein PhyR gives MSLLARLAPHLPYVRRYARALTGDQTTGDHYVRVALEALAAGERQLEANLTPRVALYHIFHAIWLSSGAQLEAPGDDESGDDASRRLMRIAPRSRQAFLLTALEGFTPSEAAQILGVEFSEVERLIAEAQAEIDAELATDVLIIEDEPVIAADIEALVTEIGHTVTDIAATRTEAVDAVSRKTPGLVLADIQLADGSSGIDAVKDILARSDIPVIFITAFPERLLTGERPEPTFLITKPFQPETVKAAIGQALFFHPRHARKAA, from the coding sequence TTGAGTCTTCTGGCCCGACTTGCGCCGCACCTGCCTTATGTGCGCCGGTATGCGCGCGCGCTTACGGGTGATCAGACCACCGGCGACCATTATGTTCGCGTTGCGCTGGAGGCCTTGGCGGCCGGCGAGCGGCAGCTCGAGGCGAACCTCACTCCCCGCGTCGCGCTCTATCACATCTTCCACGCCATCTGGCTTTCCAGCGGCGCCCAGCTCGAGGCGCCCGGCGACGACGAGTCCGGCGACGACGCCAGCCGCCGGCTGATGCGGATCGCCCCGCGCTCGCGCCAGGCCTTTCTGCTGACCGCTCTGGAAGGCTTCACCCCCTCGGAGGCCGCCCAGATCCTCGGGGTCGAGTTCTCCGAGGTCGAGCGCCTGATCGCCGAGGCCCAGGCCGAGATCGACGCCGAACTGGCCACCGACGTGCTCATCATCGAGGACGAGCCGGTGATCGCCGCCGACATCGAGGCGCTGGTGACCGAGATCGGCCACACCGTCACCGACATCGCCGCCACCCGCACCGAGGCGGTCGACGCAGTCAGCCGCAAGACGCCTGGCCTGGTGCTCGCCGACATCCAGCTGGCCGATGGCTCATCCGGCATCGATGCGGTGAAGGACATCCTGGCCCGGTCTGACATCCCGGTGATCTTCATCACCGCCTTCCCCGAGCGCCTGCTGACCGGCGAGCGTCCGGAGCCGACCTTCCTGATCACCAAGCCTTTCCAGCCGGAAACCGTGAAGGCGGCGATCGGCCAGGCGCTGTTCTTCCATCCGCGCCACGCGCGAAAGGCGGCCTGA
- a CDS encoding DUF1328 domain-containing protein encodes MLGWALVFALMALVAGFLGFAGLAGFAATVAKILFVIFLVLLVATFVVRAFRGRSVL; translated from the coding sequence ATGCTCGGCTGGGCGCTGGTTTTCGCCTTGATGGCCCTTGTCGCCGGCTTTCTCGGCTTTGCGGGCCTCGCCGGCTTTGCGGCCACGGTGGCGAAGATCCTGTTCGTGATCTTCCTGGTGCTGCTGGTGGCCACCTTCGTGGTGCGAGCCTTCCGCGGCCGCTCGGTGCTCTAG
- a CDS encoding OmpA family protein has product MKTSAILMLTASLALAGCSGMGKTRASIVKEAAACDDITVQVYFDPDSAELTREGQAVLRAAAGQAKPCRIDRVRVLGLADAVGAPQANMDISKKRSAAVTRALIANGLPNAEFDLTAAGQADAVTSGGEDRPVRRRADVTIELSAP; this is encoded by the coding sequence ATGAAGACTTCAGCGATCCTGATGCTGACGGCGAGCCTGGCGCTGGCGGGATGCTCGGGCATGGGCAAGACCCGGGCGAGCATCGTCAAGGAAGCCGCCGCCTGCGACGACATCACCGTGCAGGTCTATTTCGATCCGGACAGCGCCGAGCTCACCCGCGAGGGCCAGGCGGTGCTTCGCGCGGCCGCGGGCCAGGCCAAGCCGTGCAGGATCGACCGGGTGCGGGTCCTGGGCCTGGCCGACGCCGTCGGCGCGCCGCAGGCCAACATGGACATCTCCAAGAAGCGCTCGGCTGCGGTCACCCGGGCCCTGATCGCCAACGGCCTGCCGAACGCCGAGTTCGACCTGACGGCGGCCGGCCAGGCCGATGCGGTCACCTCCGGCGGCGAGGACCGGCCGGTGCGCCGACGCGCCGACGTGACCATCGAGCTCAGCGCGCCCTAA
- a CDS encoding YMGG-like glycine zipper-containing protein, translating into MPMAALAGAALLASACTSTGNVERNAAGGAALGALAGAVIGNNVGGGDAGTGAAIGAALGGAAGVVRGCRQDGSCGAEGNQRRQYYDERAGRYYYYDSGSGRYYWEDGSPR; encoded by the coding sequence ATGCCTATGGCGGCGCTGGCTGGGGCCGCCCTTCTGGCCTCGGCGTGCACCAGCACCGGCAACGTCGAGCGCAACGCCGCCGGCGGCGCCGCGCTGGGCGCCCTGGCAGGCGCCGTGATCGGAAACAACGTGGGTGGCGGCGACGCCGGGACGGGCGCAGCGATCGGCGCGGCCCTGGGCGGCGCGGCCGGTGTGGTCCGCGGCTGCCGCCAGGACGGAAGCTGCGGCGCGGAAGGCAATCAGCGCCGGCAATATTATGATGAACGCGCCGGGCGCTATTACTACTACGACTCCGGCAGCGGCCGTTACTATTGGGAAGACGGTAGCCCCCGCTGA
- a CDS encoding diacylglycerol/lipid kinase family protein → MVERPQISRIEVVINTASGGATPAAAEEVRAILNKRGLSANIQVAGGADVAELLQAAIDARPDLLIVLAGDGTARSAAELAGPDGPLLAPLAGGTMNMLPHAVYGAVPWPEALAEVLDRGVEKRIGGGRIDGRSFLVAAIVGAPALWAPAREAVREGKLGLAMARVRRAWGRAFSGRLRYSIDGGLRGKAEALAFLCPLASKALDDREQALEAAVIDARNVAEAARIGFNALIDDWRKDPAVKALACREARIWAAGRVPGVLDGEPVWLPAKASVDWRPNVARLLAPPEEHGI, encoded by the coding sequence ATGGTCGAACGACCTCAAATCTCCCGTATCGAAGTGGTGATCAACACAGCTTCCGGCGGCGCCACGCCCGCGGCGGCCGAGGAGGTGCGGGCGATCCTGAACAAGCGTGGCCTTTCCGCCAACATCCAGGTGGCGGGCGGCGCCGACGTGGCCGAGCTTCTGCAGGCGGCGATCGACGCGCGGCCGGACCTCCTGATCGTCCTGGCGGGAGACGGCACGGCGCGTTCGGCGGCCGAGCTGGCGGGGCCGGACGGGCCGCTGCTGGCGCCGCTGGCGGGCGGGACGATGAACATGCTGCCCCATGCGGTCTATGGCGCGGTCCCCTGGCCGGAGGCCCTGGCCGAGGTTCTCGACCGTGGTGTCGAGAAGCGAATCGGCGGAGGCCGCATCGACGGCCGCAGCTTCCTGGTGGCCGCCATCGTCGGCGCTCCGGCCCTGTGGGCCCCGGCCCGCGAGGCGGTGCGCGAGGGCAAGCTCGGCCTGGCCATGGCGCGGGTGCGCCGGGCCTGGGGCCGGGCCTTTTCCGGCCGGCTGCGCTATTCCATCGACGGCGGCCTGCGCGGCAAGGCCGAGGCGCTGGCCTTCCTCTGCCCGCTGGCCTCCAAGGCGCTGGACGATCGCGAGCAGGCCCTGGAGGCGGCGGTGATCGACGCGCGCAACGTCGCCGAGGCCGCGCGCATCGGCTTCAACGCGCTCATCGACGACTGGCGCAAGGACCCGGCGGTGAAGGCCCTGGCCTGCCGGGAGGCGCGGATCTGGGCGGCGGGCCGTGTGCCCGGCGTGCTGGACGGCGAGCCGGTCTGGCTGCCGGCCAAGGCCAGCGTCGACTGGCGGCCCAATGTCGCCCGCCTGCTGGCCCCGCCGGAGGAGCACGGGATTTGA
- a CDS encoding metallophosphoesterase family protein — MIRIAHLSDIHFGGENVAAVAAAAEALKAAAPDLTVVSGDLTQFGEPHEFAAAADWLAQVPGPRLVCPGNHDSPYLAWWERFYSPFGRFERAIGPADPQVHDAPGLAVRGINTARGVQPRLNWSKGQVSAAQAREAVAWLAKAPADALKVVVCHHPLVEMIGGPMTARVWGGEAAARALARGGVDLVLSGHIHAPFVWPYAYGDGCSHAVGAGTLSLRERGVPPGFNRIEVSEAQVSVIAMAWTGSHFEPARTWSIDRRKAKRPPR; from the coding sequence TTGATCCGCATCGCCCATCTCTCCGACATCCACTTCGGCGGGGAGAACGTCGCGGCGGTGGCCGCTGCGGCGGAGGCCTTGAAGGCGGCGGCGCCGGATCTCACCGTCGTCTCGGGCGATCTCACCCAGTTCGGCGAGCCTCACGAGTTCGCCGCCGCCGCCGACTGGCTGGCGCAGGTTCCGGGGCCGCGGCTGGTCTGCCCAGGCAACCATGACTCCCCCTATCTGGCCTGGTGGGAGCGGTTCTACAGTCCTTTCGGCCGCTTCGAGCGGGCCATCGGACCGGCCGACCCGCAAGTCCACGACGCGCCCGGCCTGGCCGTACGAGGTATCAACACCGCCCGCGGCGTCCAGCCCCGCCTCAACTGGTCCAAGGGCCAGGTCTCCGCGGCCCAGGCCCGAGAGGCCGTCGCCTGGCTGGCCAAGGCGCCGGCCGACGCGCTCAAGGTGGTCGTCTGCCATCACCCGCTCGTAGAGATGATCGGCGGCCCGATGACCGCGCGGGTCTGGGGCGGGGAGGCGGCGGCCCGGGCCCTGGCCCGGGGCGGCGTGGACCTCGTGCTCTCGGGCCATATCCACGCGCCCTTCGTCTGGCCTTACGCCTATGGCGACGGCTGTTCCCACGCGGTGGGCGCAGGCACGCTTTCCCTGCGCGAGCGCGGCGTGCCGCCGGGCTTCAACCGGATCGAGGTGAGCGAGGCGCAGGTCTCGGTCATCGCGATGGCCTGGACCGGCTCGCATTTCGAGCCCGCCCGCACCTGGTCCATCGATCGCCGGAAAGCAAAACGCCCGCCCCGGTGA
- a CDS encoding DUF1328 domain-containing protein codes for MLGWALTFLVVALIAGVLGFTSIAGAAMGVAKILFFVFLVLFVVSLIMHMVRGRSSL; via the coding sequence ATGCTCGGATGGGCTTTGACTTTCTTGGTGGTCGCCCTGATCGCCGGCGTACTTGGCTTTACCTCGATCGCCGGCGCCGCAATGGGTGTCGCTAAGATTCTGTTCTTCGTGTTCCTGGTGCTATTCGTGGTTTCTCTGATCATGCACATGGTTCGAGGCCGAAGCTCATTGTAG
- a CDS encoding superoxide dismutase, giving the protein MFELPDLPYDHAALEPVISKETMHLHHDKHHKRYVDVANQILSEKGDKPASLEQVVRESAGKAETRKLFNNAAQIWNHSFFWACMSPAKSQPAGDLAAAIDRDLGGLEKLKAEFVAKGVAHFGSGWVWLASDKGALKIVDTHDGENLLTQDLVPLLVCDLWEHAYYVDYKNDREGFLKAWFDAMPNWELAQSQYEASKSGGEGWQHPKPV; this is encoded by the coding sequence ATGTTTGAACTGCCTGACCTTCCCTACGACCACGCCGCTCTTGAGCCGGTGATCTCGAAAGAGACGATGCACCTGCATCACGACAAGCACCACAAGCGCTATGTCGACGTCGCCAACCAGATTCTGTCCGAAAAGGGCGATAAGCCGGCCAGCCTTGAACAGGTCGTCCGCGAGAGCGCCGGCAAGGCCGAAACCCGCAAGCTGTTCAACAACGCGGCCCAGATCTGGAACCACAGCTTCTTCTGGGCGTGCATGTCGCCCGCCAAGTCGCAGCCGGCCGGCGACCTCGCCGCCGCTATCGACCGCGACCTGGGCGGCCTGGAAAAGCTGAAGGCGGAATTCGTCGCCAAGGGCGTCGCCCACTTCGGCTCCGGCTGGGTGTGGCTGGCCTCCGACAAGGGCGCCCTCAAGATCGTCGACACCCACGACGGCGAAAACCTGCTGACCCAGGACCTGGTCCCGCTGCTGGTCTGCGACCTGTGGGAACACGCGTATTACGTCGACTACAAGAACGACCGCGAGGGCTTCCTGAAGGCCTGGTTCGACGCCATGCCCAACTGGGAACTGGCTCAGAGCCAGTATGAAGCCTCCAAGTCGGGCGGCGAAGGCTGGCAGCACCCCAAGCCGGTCTAG
- a CDS encoding glycine zipper domain-containing protein encodes MATNAVDHAKDEAKAAAQAVAESASKLSAEAQRSFGEAAKKFEKVVAEGLEQIRAQSRTYADNAGEHMEEAQRYVVERVKERPLIATGAALGVGLLIGLLLSSGRKH; translated from the coding sequence ATGGCCACCAACGCCGTCGACCACGCCAAAGACGAAGCCAAGGCGGCCGCCCAGGCCGTGGCCGAATCCGCCTCCAAGCTCTCCGCGGAAGCCCAGCGCAGCTTCGGCGAAGCCGCCAAGAAGTTCGAGAAGGTCGTCGCCGAGGGCCTGGAGCAGATTCGCGCCCAGAGCCGCACCTACGCCGACAACGCCGGCGAGCACATGGAAGAAGCCCAGCGCTACGTGGTCGAGCGGGTCAAGGAACGTCCGCTGATCGCCACCGGCGCGGCGCTCGGCGTCGGCCTGCTGATCGGCCTGCTGCTGTCGAGCGGCCGCAAGCATTGA
- a CDS encoding HWE histidine kinase domain-containing protein, whose amino-acid sequence MATRAEQNLDRERLELALESARLGDYEWDMVRDVVRISPRMSEITGLPAGEWPAEKGELLYRGVHPDDRARTQSAMEKSMREEGRFEVEYRRIRPDDGRTVWVRTSGILACDEDGRPISACGIVQDIADERAEDDRHRALMAELDHRVKNVLAAVQALAVQTAKRTTSLDSFLSTFSGRLKAMASSNELLTAARWRGAAIAHLAAAELGGIAPGQTRWDGPELFLTPRAANALSLALHELATNAVKYGALASENGRVEVRWHRIADGGFELFWTETGGPPVSPPTHKGFGATLLGQVTGRELNGEATIEYGRGGVRAHLRAGPAAVVSRPETVPEAPALRKIEVSPAAEGPTDLKGARVLIVEDAVLLALELETGLSDAGAQVVGPAYELAEAMSLLGSPIDAAVLDANLNGLAVTPVAEALAARNVPFVFATGYGDAGAPLGFDAPIIRKPYDVTQVAAAVAGLLADR is encoded by the coding sequence ATGGCGACGCGCGCCGAACAGAATCTAGACCGGGAACGCCTCGAGCTGGCGCTCGAATCCGCACGCCTGGGCGACTACGAGTGGGACATGGTCCGCGACGTGGTTCGTATCAGCCCGCGGATGAGCGAGATCACCGGCCTGCCTGCGGGCGAGTGGCCGGCCGAGAAGGGCGAGCTGCTCTATCGCGGCGTCCACCCCGACGACCGGGCCAGGACCCAGAGCGCCATGGAGAAATCCATGCGCGAGGAGGGGCGATTCGAGGTCGAGTATCGCCGCATCCGCCCCGATGACGGCCGCACCGTCTGGGTCCGCACCTCGGGCATCCTGGCGTGCGACGAGGATGGCCGCCCGATCAGCGCCTGCGGCATCGTCCAGGACATCGCCGACGAGCGGGCCGAGGACGACCGCCATCGCGCCCTGATGGCCGAACTCGACCACCGGGTGAAGAACGTGCTGGCCGCGGTCCAGGCCCTGGCGGTGCAGACCGCCAAGCGCACGACCTCGCTCGACAGCTTTCTCTCCACCTTCTCGGGCCGCCTGAAGGCGATGGCTTCGTCCAACGAGCTGCTCACCGCCGCACGCTGGCGCGGGGCCGCGATCGCCCATCTGGCGGCCGCCGAGCTCGGCGGCATCGCGCCGGGCCAGACCCGCTGGGACGGCCCCGAGCTGTTCCTGACCCCGCGCGCGGCCAACGCCCTGTCGCTCGCCCTGCACGAGCTGGCCACCAACGCGGTGAAGTACGGCGCCCTGGCCAGCGAGAACGGCCGGGTGGAGGTGCGCTGGCATCGCATCGCCGACGGCGGCTTCGAGCTCTTCTGGACCGAGACCGGCGGCCCGCCGGTCTCCCCGCCCACGCACAAGGGCTTCGGCGCGACCCTGCTCGGCCAGGTCACCGGTCGCGAGCTGAACGGCGAGGCCACGATCGAATACGGCCGCGGAGGGGTGCGCGCGCATCTGCGCGCCGGGCCGGCGGCGGTGGTCTCGCGGCCCGAGACGGTCCCCGAGGCGCCCGCCCTGCGCAAGATCGAGGTCAGCCCGGCGGCCGAGGGGCCGACCGATCTGAAGGGCGCCCGGGTGCTGATCGTCGAGGACGCCGTGCTTCTGGCGCTGGAGCTGGAGACCGGCCTGTCGGACGCAGGCGCCCAGGTCGTCGGCCCCGCCTACGAACTGGCCGAGGCGATGAGCCTGCTCGGCAGCCCGATCGACGCCGCAGTGCTCGACGCCAATCTCAACGGCCTGGCCGTCACCCCGGTCGCCGAGGCCCTGGCCGCACGCAACGTGCCCTTCGTCTTCGCCACCGGCTACGGCGACGCCGGCGCGCCGCTCGGCTTCGACGCCCCGATCATCCGCAAGCCCTACGACGTCACTCAGGTCGCCGCCGCCGTCGCTGGCCTGCTGGCGGACCGCTAG
- a CDS encoding serine hydrolase domain-containing protein produces the protein MFADALVTTIDRAIDAQIKAHHLPGLAMAILKDGELALSRTIGLANLEWPAPVTKATRFQLASVTKLFTAVLLMRLVEEKALSLDQSITDHLEGAPASWRPITIRHLANHTSGLPTGMAAGGIVPELMTPQIKTPQDIARFAAELPLAHAPGEASEYGLLDYALLTAVMEQAASAKYAELLARRLAGPLNLSVVFDNAVDRGMSRVADVIPQRASTYMWDGAQQRRMEVIYPRWSYSAGGLYGSLDDLVAFMAALDRGVLMPESLGAMFASSEVSGAPPAPFALGWIPGEVLGRATVGHSGGPALADVLLAPGERLSVIVLCNQFAMPPQIAREVMTILLEAAA, from the coding sequence GTGTTTGCAGACGCATTGGTCACGACGATAGATCGCGCGATCGACGCGCAGATCAAGGCTCACCACTTGCCAGGCTTGGCGATGGCGATCCTCAAGGACGGGGAGTTGGCGCTTTCCCGCACGATAGGTCTGGCCAATCTCGAATGGCCTGCGCCGGTGACCAAAGCCACGCGGTTTCAACTTGCCTCGGTCACCAAGCTTTTCACCGCTGTTCTGCTCATGCGCCTAGTCGAGGAAAAGGCGCTATCGTTGGATCAGTCGATCACCGACCACCTTGAGGGCGCGCCCGCTTCCTGGCGTCCGATCACCATCCGCCATTTGGCGAACCACACGTCCGGTTTGCCGACCGGCATGGCGGCGGGCGGCATCGTCCCGGAGCTGATGACGCCGCAAATCAAGACGCCCCAGGACATTGCGCGCTTCGCCGCAGAGCTGCCCTTGGCACACGCTCCAGGAGAGGCGTCCGAATATGGGCTCTTGGATTACGCCCTCCTGACCGCGGTGATGGAACAGGCCGCATCGGCCAAATACGCCGAGCTCCTTGCTCGCAGGCTCGCCGGGCCGCTGAATCTCTCCGTGGTGTTCGACAATGCGGTGGATCGGGGAATGTCCCGCGTCGCCGACGTTATTCCGCAGCGGGCGTCGACCTATATGTGGGACGGCGCTCAACAACGGCGGATGGAGGTCATCTATCCACGCTGGAGCTATAGCGCAGGCGGCCTCTATGGCTCGCTGGACGATCTGGTCGCCTTCATGGCCGCGCTCGACAGGGGCGTCCTCATGCCCGAGTCCCTGGGCGCGATGTTCGCCTCGTCCGAAGTGAGCGGCGCGCCGCCCGCTCCCTTCGCGCTGGGCTGGATCCCAGGGGAGGTCCTAGGCAGGGCGACGGTGGGGCATAGCGGAGGGCCTGCACTGGCGGATGTCTTGCTAGCGCCCGGCGAAAGGCTGTCTGTGATCGTGCTCTGCAATCAGTTCGCCATGCCTCCTCAGATCGCCCGCGAGGTGATGACGATCCTACTGGAAGCGGCCGCCTGA
- a CDS encoding alpha/beta fold hydrolase encodes MPTAAVNGLSIYFERAGAGEPLLFISGTGGDLRNKPNQFDGPFPKAFDMISYDQRGLGRSDKPDVPYSMADYADDAAALMASQGWARANVVGVSFGGMVAQELVLRHPGRVRRLVLACTSPGGAGGASFPFHEIEHLKGEARAKYLTPISDTRRDMAWAKANPEAYAKAIVLAAADPFADEPGHAQGAHRQLEARAGHDTWDRLGQIKAPTLVAGGRYDGIAPPQTLERLASQIPGAELRFFEGGHLFMIQDRTATPAMIEFLRR; translated from the coding sequence ATGCCCACAGCCGCCGTAAACGGCCTTTCCATCTATTTCGAGCGCGCCGGGGCGGGTGAGCCGCTGCTGTTCATTTCCGGCACCGGCGGCGATCTGAGGAACAAGCCCAACCAGTTCGACGGGCCGTTCCCCAAGGCCTTCGACATGATCTCCTACGACCAACGCGGGCTGGGGCGGTCGGACAAGCCGGACGTTCCCTACTCCATGGCCGACTATGCGGACGACGCCGCGGCCCTGATGGCGAGCCAGGGCTGGGCGCGCGCCAACGTCGTCGGGGTCTCGTTCGGCGGCATGGTCGCCCAGGAGCTGGTCCTGCGTCATCCCGGTCGCGTGCGGCGTCTGGTGCTGGCCTGCACCTCGCCCGGCGGGGCGGGCGGCGCCTCCTTCCCCTTCCACGAGATCGAGCACCTGAAGGGCGAGGCCCGCGCGAAATACCTGACACCGATCTCCGACACCCGGCGCGACATGGCCTGGGCCAAGGCCAATCCGGAAGCCTACGCCAAGGCGATCGTCCTGGCCGCCGCCGACCCGTTCGCGGACGAGCCGGGCCACGCGCAAGGCGCGCACCGTCAACTGGAAGCCCGGGCCGGGCACGACACTTGGGATCGCCTGGGCCAGATCAAGGCTCCGACCTTGGTGGCGGGTGGCCGCTACGACGGCATCGCCCCGCCGCAGACTCTTGAGCGGCTGGCCTCGCAAATCCCCGGCGCAGAGCTGAGGTTCTTCGAAGGCGGCCACCTGTTCATGATCCAGGACCGCACCGCCACCCCGGCCATGATCGAATTCCTGCGCAGATGA
- a CDS encoding cold-shock protein, with the protein MKTGIVKWFNGQKGFGFIQPDDGGADVFVHISAVERAGMTSLHEGQKLSFELERDQRSGKYSAGQLQA; encoded by the coding sequence ATGAAAACTGGCATTGTAAAGTGGTTCAACGGCCAAAAGGGCTTCGGCTTCATCCAACCTGACGATGGCGGCGCCGATGTGTTCGTGCACATCTCCGCGGTAGAGCGGGCCGGCATGACGAGCCTGCACGAAGGCCAGAAGCTGAGCTTCGAACTCGAGCGCGATCAGCGCAGCGGCAAGTACTCGGCCGGCCAGCTTCAAGCCTGA